The following proteins come from a genomic window of Miscanthus floridulus cultivar M001 chromosome 2, ASM1932011v1, whole genome shotgun sequence:
- the LOC136539354 gene encoding LOW QUALITY PROTEIN: 8-amino-7-oxononanoate synthase-like (The sequence of the model RefSeq protein was modified relative to this genomic sequence to represent the inferred CDS: deleted 2 bases in 2 codons): protein MFDEMGQWDAMVDAALATLEARSLLRATRPIALAPPPATPQTFDGPGPWDRAAVEIRLDRDTMQQWLAEGGEASGHEEELDGNLILFSGNDYMGLSSHPAVREALVQAARDYGMGPRGSALICGYTSYHKLVEESLAELKKKEDCLLCPTGFSANMAVMTALGSISSLLSRGRKPAEHERIAIFSDALNHASIIDGIWLLERQQEAIVFVYKHCDMFHLDFLLSSCSVEKKVVVTDSLFSMDGDFAPLPELVKLRRKYGFLLVIDDAHGTLVCGENGGGAAELFECEKDIDIGVGTLSKAAGCQGGFITCSTRWKRLIQSRGRSFIFSTALPVPVVASVHAALYVSRKEGWRRSVIWRHVQYFASLTNLEITSPIISIVVGSEEAALRAGRYLLRSGFHVTPIRPPTVPPNSCRLRITLSASHSSEDIKRLVDALTPWLPVKHCEGSYAAASKL, encoded by the exons ATGTTCGACGAAATGGGGCAGTGGGACGCTATGGTGGATGCCGCGCTCGCGACGCTGGAGGCCAGGAGCCTGCTGCGCGCCACGCGACCCATCGCGCTCGCGCCGCCCCCCGCAACCCCACAGACCTTCGACGGGCCGGGGCCCTGGGACCGTGCCGCCGTCGAAATCCGGCTCGACCGCGACACCATGCAGCAATGGCTGGCCGAAG GTGGTGAGGCGAGTGGACATGAAGAGGAGTTGGATGGAAATCTGATCCTTTTCTCAGGGAATGACTATATG GGCCTCAGCTCGCATCCTGCAGTCCGTGAGGCTTTAGTGCAG GCAGCTCGAGATTATGGCATGGGGCCAAGAGGCTCGGCGTTGATCTGTGGGTATACTAGTTATCACAAGTTGGTGGAGGAATCATTGGCAGAATTGAAGAAAAAAGAG GATTGCCTTCTTTGCCCTACTGGGTTTTCTGCCAACATGGCTGTAATGACGGCCCTGGGAAGTATTAGCTCTCTTTTGTCCCGTGGGAGAAAACCTGCAGAGCATGAGAGAATTGCGATCTTCTCAGATGCGCTGAACCATGCTTCAATCATTGATGGGATTTGGCTTTTGGAG AGGCAGCAAGAAGCGATAGTGTTTGTATACAAGCACTGTGACATGTTCCATCTTGACTTCCTGCT GTCCAGTTGCTCAGTGGAAAAGAAAGTTGTTGTCACAGATAG CCTGTTCAGCATGGATGGTGATTTCGCTCCATTACCTGAACTTGTCAAATTACGCAGAAAGTATGGGTTTCTATTGGTCATCGATGAT GCTCATGGGACACTTGTTTGTGGTGAGAATGGTGGTGGTGCAGCTGAGCTGTTTGAATGTGAAAAGGACATTGACATAGGTGTCGGCACCTTAAGCAAGGCCGCTGGCTGCCAGGGTGGTTTTATAACATGCAG CACTAGATGGAAGAGGCTTATTCAGTCACGAGGTCGCTCGTTCATATTTTCAACTGCTTTGCCGGTGCCAGTTGTTGCTTCTGTGCATG CGGCACTCTATGTCTCAAGGAAGGAGGGATGGCGGAGATCAGTGATCTGGAGGCATGTGCAGTATTTTGCTTCGTTGACCAATCTCGAGATAACTAGTCCCATAATTTCCATTGTGGTTGGAAGTGAAGAAGCAGCGCTCAGGGCTGGCAG GTATTTGCTAAGATCTGGATTTCATGTTACACCAATCCGACCACCCACGGTGCCACCCAACTCATGCAG GCTGAGAATCACTCTTAGCGCTTCCCATTCCTCGGAGGACATCAAAAGGCTGGTTGATGCACTCACACCCTGGCTCCCTGTCAAACATTGTGAGGGGAGCTACGCTGCAGCGTCAAAACTCTAA
- the LOC136539355 gene encoding uncharacterized protein, which yields MASLTTMEKLILFHKLERDLFHRLVHDLAQDPMPMRWVIAFWLWLESNGHHDFIRRVSALPGPVVLRFVDEAIACLRCLAREGHGPAAGTGDGSDGRERCLPCTNVLLTKRIDDVGYFEGHREVLDGVTYQYRSVCLAVCDVSSKSVPTNTSGVLAAPPMVGSPVLTAPTVASFPLNPMASPWIPLQSPPPDDYRSLFITFSRGYPINREDIMEFFNSVYGPCVETVMIEKVAPGQLPVYGRMVLRSAAMIPVVLNGRQTAKFLIKGRHLWARIYVPSSKLSYA from the exons ATGGCCAGCCTGACCACCATGGAGAAGTTGATCCTCTTCCACAAGCTGGAGAGAGACCTGTTCCATCGTCTAGTGCACGACCTCGCCCAGGACCCGATGCCCATGCGATGGGTGATCGCGTTCTGGCTCTGGCTCGAGTCCAACGGCCACCACGACTTCATCCGCCGCGTCTCCGCGCTGCCAGGACCTGTTGTGCTGCGGTTCGTCGACGAGGCTATCGCGTGCCTCCGCTGCCTCGCCCGCGAGGGCCACGGGCCTGCGGCCGGCACCGGCGACGGCAGCGACGGCCGCGAGAGGTGCCTACCCTGCACGAACGTGCTCTTGACCAAGCGCATAGACGACGTGGGCTACTTCGAAGGGCACCGCGAGGTCTTGGATGGCGTCACCTACCAGTACAGGAGCGTATGCCTCGCCGTTTGTGATGTCAGCAGCAAAAGTGTCCCCACTAACACAAGCGGTGTGCTTGCTGCACCGCCGATGGTTGGCTCCCCCGTGCTGACCGCCCCGACGGTGGCATCCTTTCCTCTAAACCCGATGGCATCGCCGTGGATCCCTTTGCAGAGCCCCCCGCCAGACGATTACCGCTCCCTATTTATCACCTTCTCCAGAGGCTACCCCATTAACAGGGAGGACATCATGGAGTTCTTCAACTC GGTGTACGGGCCGTGCGTGGAGACGGTGATGATAGAGAAGGTGGCGCCAGGGCAGCTGCCGGTGTACGGTCGCATGGTGCTGCGCAGCGCGGCGATGATCCCAGTGGTGCTGAACGGGCGGCAGACGGCCAAGTTCCTGATCAAAGGCAGGCACCTCTGGGCCAGGATCTACGTCCCCAGCTCCAAGCTCTCCTACGCCTGA